From the Primulina tabacum isolate GXHZ01 chromosome 3, ASM2559414v2, whole genome shotgun sequence genome, one window contains:
- the LOC142540321 gene encoding uncharacterized protein LOC142540321, translated as MASKLTFLQTTHYLPPPMQRSRLPSKKTSRRVSTILTPSFRSKSLTSKNSTRRVITRSQLNVPIISPQDQWGTWTALFATGAFGIWSEKTKIGSMLSGALVSTLIGLVASNLGIIASEAPAYKVVLEYLMPLAVPLLLYRADMNRVMRSTGNLLLAFLLGSVATTVGTVVAFLMVPMRSLGQDGWKIAAALMGRHIGGAVNYVAISEALQVSPSVLAAGLAADNVLCAVYFTTLFALASRIPAEPSSSTAEVGFDEKSASGNKLPVLQTATALAVSFAICTSAGYFIKYFGIQGGSLPVITAIVVVLATIFPDQFSYLAPSSESMALILMQVFFTVIGASGSIRNVIRTAPSIFLFSLVQITVHLAFILGVGKLFGFELRSLLIASNANVGGPTTACGMATAKGWSSLIIPGILAGIFGIAIATFLGIAFGQYVLKFILTFEQ; from the exons ATGGCGTCAAAGTTGACTTTCCTCCAGACGACTCACTATCTTCCTCCCCCGATGCAAAGGTCACGTCTTCCTTCAAAAAAAACAAGCCGACGGGTTTCCACTATTCTAACTCCATCATTTCGCAGCAAATCTTTGACTTCCAAGAATTCAACTCGAAGGGTAATCACCAGATCACAGCTGAATGTCCCAATAATTTCGCCGCAAGATCAATGGGGTACTTGGACTGCTCTTTTCGCCACAGGAGCTTTCGGCATCTG GTCGGAGAAGACCAAGATTGGGAGCATGTTGAGTGGTGCGTTGGTCAGTACTTTAATCGGTCTTGTGGCGAGTAATTTGGGAATTATTGCGAGTGAAGCGCCAGCTTATAAAGTTGTGTTGGAGTATCTGATGCCATTGGCTGTGCCATTGCTGCTATATAGAGCGGATATGAACCGAGTAATGCGGTCCACTGGCAACCTGCTGTTAGCTTTCTTGCTTGGATCAG TTGCAACTACGGTGGGGACAGTTGTTGCTTTCTTGATGGTGCCAATGCGATCACTTGGTCAAGATGGTTGGAAGATAGCTGCTGCTTTGATGGGAAGGCATATTGGTGGAG CTGTCAACTATGTTGCCATTTCTGAAGCCCTTCAAGTCTCCCCCTCCGTGTTAGCTGCCGGGCTAGCTGCAGATAACGTTCTCTGTGCAGTATACTTTACAACACTATTTGCACTGGCTTCAAGAATTCCTGCCGAGCCCTCGTCTTCAACAGCTG AGGTTGGATTTGATGAAAAATCGGCATCCGGAAACAAACTACCGGTACTGCAGACAGCAACAGCACTGGCTGTATCATTTGCTATTTGCACAAGTGCTGgttatttcattaaatatttcGGGATTCAAGGAGGCAGCCTTCCAGTCATTACTGCAATTGTTGTAGTTTTAGCAACCATTTTCCCGGATCAGTTTTCTTATCTCGCACCTTCCAGTGAGTCTATGGCACTGATATTAATGCAG GTGTTTTTCACAGTCATTGGCGCAAGTGGAAGCATCAGGAATGTTATAAGAACAGCACCAagtatctttttattttctctaGTTCAGATAACAGTACATCTAGCTTTTATTCTCGGGGTAGGAAAATTGTTTGGGTTTGAACTGAGATCACTACTTATAGCCTCCAATGCAAATGTCGGAGGCCCGACGACAGCTTGTGGTATGGCTACAGCAAAAGGATGGAGTTCTTTAATCATTCCTGGTATTCTTGCCGGTATTTTTGGCATTGCAATCGCGACATTTCTTGGTATTGCTTTTGGACAGTATGTTTTGAAGTTTATTTTAACTTTTGAACAATGA
- the LOC142538415 gene encoding uncharacterized protein LOC142538415 → MGGRPPMLDKESPLSPEILNEDLPVNFRQPTIKDYDGSTDPEEHLGRFSNSALLHRYSDGVKCRVFLTTLVGPAQRWFDLLPPHSITSFREFSALFINQYATSKRYLKTSLGLFSLKQGDADSLRDFIKRFNSAALEVPAATTETLVNAFTQGLRGGQFFNSLVKKPPQSYDELLSRAEKYVNLEDAQRQRRVDTRPSDKDKGKEKVEPSRKRPAERIEERGRGPAPFPYAPLAMSLERAMAICDERRKLERPKQAEMGRIYLPQISFVSSIKSTVTLRMIARNWVKRSKGSCKETPT, encoded by the coding sequence ATGGGAGGCCGACCTCCTATGCTGGATAAGGAAAGCCCGCTCTCTCCCGAAATACTGAATGAGGACCTCCCCGTTAACTTCCGCCAGCCAACTATTAAAGATTATGATGGGAGTACTGACCCTGAAGAACACCTGGGGAGGTTTAGTAATTCTGCCCTTCTCCATCGATACTCAGATGGGGTCAAATGCCGGGTTTTCCTTACCACCTTGGTGGGACCTGCTCAGAGGTGGTTCGATCTGCTCCCACCACATTCCATTACCAGCTTCCGAGAATTTAGCGCCCTCTTCATAAACCAGTATGCCACCAGCAAGAGATACTTGAAGACCTCCCTAGGATTGTTCAGTTTGAAACAAGGAGATGCAGATTCATTGAGGGACTTCATTAAGCGGTTCAACAGTGCAGCCTTGGAGGTCCCCGCCGCGACAACAGAAACCTTGGTGAATGCCTTCACGCAGGGGCTTCGAGGGGGACAATTTTTCAACTCCTTGGTGAAGAAACCCCCTCAAAGTTATGATGAACTCCTGAGTCGGGCTGAGAAATATGTGAACCTGGAAGACGCACAGAGGCAAAGGCGAGTGGATACCCGACCCAGCGATAAGGATAAGGGGAAGGAGAAAGTGGAGCCGAGCAGGAAGAGGCCTGCAGAGAGAATAGAGGAGAGGGGTCGAGGTCCTGCACCCTTCCCCTATGCCCCATTGGCCATGAGCTTGGAAAGAGCCATGGCAATTTGCGACGAAAGAAGGAAGTTAGAGCGCCCGAAACAAGCCGAAATGGGCCGCATTTACCTCCCTCAGATAAGTTTTGTGAGTTCCATCAAGAGTACGGTCACGTTACGAATGATTGCCAGAAATTGGGTGAAGAGGTCCAAAGGATCATGCAAAGAGACCCCCACATGA